The following proteins come from a genomic window of Synechococcus sp. BIOS-E4-1:
- the gltB gene encoding glutamate synthase large subunit, which yields MTHLTGASWPYSDSAAPQAVAGEKDACGVGFLAQMQGQPSHWVLEQALRGLGCMEHRGGCGGDADSGDGAGVLCEIPWAYLRAIWPEAADARGLGMMFLPTDAERRQQARQFFDEEAAALGMQFAGWREVPVDSAVLGPMARETAPVIEQWLVKGEAEGDAFEALLLRLRRRVGARAREAWGFEGSRDFYVASMSSRTVVYKGMVRSEVLAQYYADLRDSRFEVSFAVYHRRFSTNTLPRWPLAQPMRLLGHNGEINTLLGNLNWAKASEASLAGVWGDAADDLNPVVNPAFSDSANLDATLELMVRSGRSVTDSLITLVPEAFRNQPDLDSRPDVTAMYEFNAGIQEPWDGPALLVFADGKRVGATLDRNGLRPARWCSTEDGFVIMGSETGVVDLSGKTVVQKGRLGPGQMLAVDLQTGQLLDNWLVKEDAAGRFPYGDWLKQHRRNVGPQPWTQSQQVGELDLLRLQTAMGFTAEDFDLIIGDMASLGKEPTFCMGDDIPLAVLSDKPHLLYDYFKQRFAQVTNPPIDPLREQLVMSLEMHLGERRPALKPQADAASVIHLDTPVLNEAELEKISQQGLPVQFLSTQVAVESCTGGFRTVLDALCQAAEQAVHAGAQVLVLSDRFDANAESTPLTATTVAMPALLAVGSVHHHLLRRKLRLRCSIVVDTAQCWSTHHMACLIGYGASAVCPWLTWETTRHWLQHPKTRKRIEQGKLPDLSADQVQANVRISLENGLRKILSKIGISLLASYHGAQIFEAIGLGADVIETAFSGTTSRVAGMTLAELANETLSMHAKAFPELNRSKLEFMGFVQYRNGAEYHRNNPELSKALHKALAQGPGYDHFSTYKTLLENRPVMALRDLLEFKVASTPLPLDQVESVESICTRFCTGGMSLGALSREAHEVLAVAMNRIGGKSNSGEGGEDPARFQVLTDVDDDGRSIAFPSIGGLQNGDTACSAIKQIASGRFGVTAEYLRSGKQLEIKVAQGAKPGEGGQLPGPKVDKYIAWLRNSKPGVALISPPPHHDIYSIEDLAQLIHDLHQVHPSAPVSVKLVAEIGIGTIAAGVAKANADVIQISGHDGGTGASPLSSIKHAGGPWELGLTEVHRALLENGLRERVLLRADGGLKTGWDVVIAALLGAEEYGFGSIAMIAEGCVMARVCHLNSCPVGVATQKENLRQRFTGVPEHVVNFFWYVAEEVRQLMSLLGLARLEDLIGRSDLLKPRGVSLAKTKCVDLSSLLAPISGSEDRSWLIHSAEAHGNGPILEDQLLADPELMAAIESQRSIRRTVEIINTDRSVCARLAGEIAQRYGNRGFLGQLDLTFRGAAGQSFGAFLVQGMNVRLEGEANDYVGKGMNSGRITLVPSDSTANPGEQVILGNTCLYGATGGELFAHGRAGERFGVRNSGARTVVEGAGDHCCEYMTGGVVVVLGSTGRNVGAGMTGGVTFLLDEGDRVTPRVNPEIVEVCPVSTSEQESTLKELLELHVAATGSEKAVALLSDWSAARSRFKVLVPPSERAAMGLADKQAVAA from the coding sequence ATGACTCACCTCACCGGCGCCTCCTGGCCTTACAGCGACAGCGCTGCGCCCCAGGCGGTAGCTGGTGAGAAGGATGCCTGTGGAGTGGGATTCCTGGCCCAGATGCAGGGGCAACCCAGCCATTGGGTTCTGGAGCAGGCCCTGCGTGGCCTTGGCTGCATGGAACACCGCGGTGGCTGTGGCGGTGACGCTGACTCCGGAGATGGTGCAGGCGTTTTGTGTGAAATTCCATGGGCTTATCTCAGGGCGATCTGGCCTGAAGCTGCTGATGCCCGAGGGCTCGGAATGATGTTCCTGCCCACAGATGCTGAACGACGTCAGCAGGCTCGCCAGTTTTTTGACGAGGAAGCCGCTGCGCTTGGCATGCAGTTCGCCGGATGGCGCGAGGTGCCTGTCGATTCGGCAGTGCTTGGGCCCATGGCTCGTGAAACGGCTCCGGTCATTGAGCAGTGGCTCGTCAAGGGGGAGGCTGAAGGCGATGCCTTCGAGGCGCTGCTGCTGCGTCTCAGGCGTCGCGTTGGTGCCAGAGCCAGAGAAGCATGGGGGTTTGAGGGATCACGCGACTTCTATGTCGCTTCGATGAGCAGTCGAACCGTCGTCTACAAGGGCATGGTTCGTTCGGAAGTGCTCGCGCAGTACTACGCAGACCTGCGTGATTCCCGCTTTGAGGTGAGCTTCGCGGTGTATCACCGGCGCTTCAGCACCAATACCCTTCCTCGCTGGCCGCTGGCTCAGCCGATGCGGTTGTTGGGGCACAACGGTGAGATCAACACTCTGCTGGGCAATCTCAACTGGGCCAAGGCATCTGAAGCCAGCCTCGCTGGAGTTTGGGGAGACGCCGCGGACGATCTCAACCCCGTGGTCAATCCCGCTTTTAGTGATTCAGCCAACCTCGACGCCACGCTCGAGCTGATGGTGCGCAGTGGTCGTTCCGTCACTGACAGCCTGATCACCCTTGTCCCTGAAGCATTCCGCAACCAGCCAGACCTCGATAGCCGTCCTGATGTGACGGCCATGTATGAATTCAACGCTGGCATCCAGGAGCCCTGGGACGGCCCTGCCCTGCTGGTGTTCGCCGACGGTAAACGTGTCGGAGCCACCCTGGATCGCAACGGCCTGCGTCCAGCGCGCTGGTGCTCCACAGAGGATGGCTTCGTGATCATGGGATCCGAGACTGGCGTCGTGGATCTCAGCGGCAAGACCGTGGTCCAGAAAGGTCGGCTCGGTCCCGGTCAGATGCTGGCGGTTGATCTGCAGACCGGCCAGCTCCTCGACAACTGGTTGGTGAAAGAAGACGCCGCTGGTCGTTTCCCCTACGGCGATTGGCTGAAGCAACATCGCCGCAACGTGGGGCCGCAACCCTGGACCCAGTCTCAGCAGGTCGGAGAACTCGACCTGCTGAGACTGCAGACCGCCATGGGCTTCACCGCCGAGGATTTTGACCTGATCATCGGAGACATGGCTTCCCTTGGGAAGGAGCCCACCTTCTGCATGGGTGATGACATCCCACTGGCGGTGCTGTCTGACAAGCCTCATCTGCTCTACGACTACTTCAAGCAGCGCTTCGCTCAGGTCACCAATCCGCCGATCGATCCCCTGCGGGAACAACTGGTGATGAGCCTTGAGATGCATCTGGGTGAGCGTCGTCCGGCGTTGAAGCCCCAGGCGGACGCCGCTTCGGTGATTCACCTCGATACCCCGGTTCTCAATGAGGCTGAGTTGGAAAAGATCAGCCAGCAAGGTCTTCCCGTTCAGTTCCTGTCCACGCAGGTGGCGGTTGAATCCTGCACCGGTGGATTCCGAACCGTCCTTGATGCCCTGTGTCAGGCGGCAGAGCAAGCCGTGCACGCTGGGGCCCAGGTTCTGGTGCTCTCCGACCGCTTCGATGCCAATGCTGAATCCACACCACTGACTGCCACCACGGTGGCGATGCCAGCGCTTCTCGCCGTTGGCTCCGTCCACCACCATTTGCTGCGCCGCAAGTTGCGGCTGCGCTGCTCAATCGTGGTGGACACCGCTCAGTGTTGGAGCACCCATCACATGGCCTGCCTGATCGGCTATGGCGCCAGTGCCGTTTGTCCATGGTTGACCTGGGAGACCACCCGCCACTGGCTTCAACACCCCAAAACAAGAAAACGCATCGAGCAGGGAAAGCTTCCCGACCTCAGTGCTGATCAGGTTCAGGCCAATGTGCGCATCTCTCTGGAAAACGGTCTCAGAAAAATTCTTTCCAAGATCGGCATTTCGCTGCTGGCGAGTTACCACGGTGCTCAGATTTTCGAGGCGATCGGGCTGGGTGCCGACGTGATCGAGACCGCCTTCAGTGGCACGACCAGCCGGGTTGCCGGCATGACTCTTGCGGAACTGGCAAACGAAACACTCTCGATGCATGCCAAGGCTTTCCCCGAGCTGAATCGCAGCAAGCTCGAGTTCATGGGCTTCGTTCAATACCGCAACGGTGCGGAGTACCACCGCAACAATCCTGAACTCTCCAAGGCCTTGCACAAGGCTCTGGCCCAGGGTCCCGGCTATGACCATTTCTCCACCTACAAGACGTTGCTGGAGAACCGTCCGGTGATGGCGCTGCGTGACCTGCTGGAGTTCAAGGTCGCCTCGACGCCCTTGCCCCTGGATCAGGTGGAAAGCGTTGAAAGCATCTGCACCCGTTTCTGTACCGGTGGCATGAGCCTTGGCGCTCTCTCTCGTGAAGCCCACGAGGTTCTGGCTGTGGCCATGAACCGCATCGGCGGTAAGAGCAACAGCGGTGAGGGTGGTGAGGATCCTGCCCGCTTTCAGGTGCTCACTGATGTGGATGACGACGGCAGATCCATCGCCTTCCCCAGCATCGGCGGGCTTCAGAACGGCGATACCGCCTGCTCTGCGATCAAGCAGATCGCCTCAGGCCGCTTCGGTGTGACGGCTGAATATTTGAGGAGCGGTAAACAGCTGGAAATCAAAGTGGCCCAGGGGGCCAAGCCAGGAGAGGGAGGACAGCTTCCAGGCCCGAAGGTGGACAAATACATCGCCTGGCTTCGCAACAGCAAGCCTGGAGTCGCTTTGATTTCACCGCCACCGCATCACGACATTTATTCGATCGAGGATCTGGCCCAACTGATCCATGACCTGCATCAGGTGCATCCTTCGGCGCCGGTCAGCGTCAAGCTGGTTGCTGAGATCGGCATTGGCACTATCGCTGCCGGTGTGGCCAAAGCCAACGCGGACGTGATCCAGATCTCTGGCCATGACGGAGGCACAGGAGCTTCCCCGCTGAGTTCGATCAAGCACGCTGGCGGTCCATGGGAACTGGGCCTCACCGAGGTGCATCGCGCTTTGCTCGAAAACGGCCTTCGCGAAAGAGTTCTGCTCAGAGCCGATGGCGGTCTCAAGACCGGCTGGGATGTGGTGATTGCTGCGCTGCTCGGTGCTGAGGAATATGGCTTCGGTTCGATCGCCATGATCGCCGAAGGCTGCGTGATGGCTCGCGTCTGTCACCTCAACAGCTGCCCGGTTGGTGTGGCGACGCAGAAGGAGAACCTGCGTCAGCGCTTCACCGGAGTTCCTGAGCACGTCGTGAATTTTTTCTGGTATGTCGCCGAAGAGGTCCGTCAGCTGATGAGTCTGCTTGGTCTGGCTCGACTGGAGGATCTCATTGGTCGCAGCGACCTGCTGAAGCCAAGGGGTGTGTCTCTGGCCAAAACCAAGTGCGTGGATCTCTCCAGCCTGCTGGCACCGATCAGTGGTTCGGAAGATCGCTCATGGCTGATTCACAGTGCCGAAGCCCATGGCAATGGGCCGATTCTCGAAGACCAGCTGCTGGCTGATCCCGAGCTGATGGCTGCCATTGAGAGTCAGCGATCCATTCGTCGCACAGTGGAGATCATCAACACCGACCGGAGCGTTTGTGCACGTCTGGCCGGCGAGATTGCCCAGCGCTACGGCAATCGTGGCTTTCTGGGCCAGCTCGATCTCACCTTCCGCGGAGCTGCCGGCCAGAGCTTCGGTGCTTTTCTGGTTCAGGGTATGAATGTGCGCCTTGAAGGCGAAGCCAACGACTATGTCGGTAAGGGCATGAACAGCGGTCGCATCACGCTTGTGCCGTCTGATTCCACAGCGAATCCCGGTGAGCAGGTGATTCTCGGGAACACCTGTCTGTATGGAGCAACCGGTGGTGAGCTGTTCGCTCATGGGCGCGCCGGGGAGCGCTTCGGTGTGCGCAACAGCGGAGCCCGCACTGTTGTTGAGGGCGCTGGCGACCACTGCTGTGAATACATGACCGGTGGCGTAGTGGTGGTGCTCGGCAGCACCGGACGCAATGTGGGCGCCGGGATGACCGGCGGCGTCACATTCCTTCTGGATGAAGGCGACCGGGTCACTCCACGTGTGAACCCGGAGATCGTTGAGGTGTGCCCGGTCAGCACATCTGAGCAGGAGTCCACGCTCAAGGAGCTGCTCGAGCTTCATGTCGCTGCTACCGGCAGTGAGAAGGCTGTGGCTCTTCTGTCTGACTGGTCCGCCGCAAGAAGCCGTTTCAAGGTTCTGGTTCCGCCCAGCGAACGTGCTGCCATGGGGCTGGCCGATAAGCAGGCGGTTGCGGCCTGA
- a CDS encoding YciI family protein, whose protein sequence is MPWFIKTETFTQETAALPIEQKRPHLEAHRRWVMSQCDCGRRIHSGYLVDGEKRPGGGGLLIFEACSFEDACRWVQADPMIQSGLVTWQLQEWIQIGGDQL, encoded by the coding sequence GTGCCCTGGTTCATCAAGACCGAAACGTTCACTCAAGAGACGGCCGCCCTGCCCATTGAGCAAAAGCGGCCTCACCTCGAGGCTCATCGCCGATGGGTGATGTCCCAGTGCGACTGTGGACGTCGTATCCACAGTGGATATCTGGTGGATGGCGAGAAGCGGCCCGGCGGCGGTGGACTGTTGATCTTTGAAGCCTGCAGCTTCGAGGACGCCTGCCGCTGGGTGCAGGCCGACCCGATGATTCAGTCCGGACTGGTGACCTGGCAGTTGCAGGAATGGATTCAGATCGGCGGTGATCAGCTCTGA
- the lipA gene encoding lipoyl synthase: MTSVLKPDWLRVKAPQRERIGAVADLLLDLKLNTVCQEASCPNIGECFAGGTATFLIMGPGCTRACPYCDIDFDKSVRALDPTEPERLGEAVSRLKLKHVVITSVNRDDLSDGGASQFVACIEQVKQRSPFTTIELLIPDLCGNWDALATVMDAAPHVLNHNIETVPRLYRRARPQGNYERSLTLLKRVRDGWPRSYSKSGLMVGLGENDEEVIGVLRDLRDHRVDIVTIGQYLSPGPRHLPVNRFVTPEQFDSYRRIGEDEMGCLQVVSSPLTRSSYHAGEVQRLMISHPR, translated from the coding sequence ATGACCTCAGTTCTGAAACCTGACTGGTTACGCGTCAAAGCCCCTCAGCGGGAACGCATCGGAGCTGTTGCCGACCTGCTTCTTGACCTCAAGCTCAACACGGTCTGCCAGGAAGCGAGCTGTCCAAACATCGGTGAATGCTTCGCCGGGGGAACGGCCACATTTCTGATCATGGGTCCGGGCTGCACGCGAGCCTGTCCCTACTGCGACATTGACTTCGACAAGAGCGTTCGAGCGCTGGATCCCACCGAACCGGAGCGTCTTGGTGAAGCGGTGTCAAGGTTGAAGCTGAAGCATGTGGTGATCACCTCGGTAAACCGTGATGACCTCAGCGATGGCGGAGCCAGTCAGTTCGTTGCCTGCATCGAACAGGTGAAACAACGCTCCCCCTTCACCACGATCGAACTGCTGATCCCCGACCTCTGTGGGAACTGGGATGCACTAGCAACGGTGATGGACGCTGCCCCGCATGTGCTCAACCACAACATTGAGACGGTGCCAAGGCTCTACAGAAGAGCCAGACCTCAGGGCAATTACGAACGTTCTCTGACACTGCTGAAAAGGGTCAGGGATGGATGGCCCAGGTCATACAGCAAATCAGGTCTGATGGTGGGTCTCGGCGAAAACGATGAGGAGGTGATCGGGGTGCTGCGCGACCTGCGCGACCACCGTGTCGACATTGTCACCATTGGCCAGTACCTCTCTCCAGGCCCGAGACACTTACCGGTGAACCGCTTCGTGACTCCGGAACAGTTCGACAGCTATCGGCGCATTGGGGAAGACGAGATGGGTTGTCTGCAGGTGGTGAGCAGTCCACTGACGCGCAGCAGCTATCACGCCGGTGAAGTGCAGCGCCTGATGATCAGCCACCCACGCTGA
- the cobJ gene encoding precorrin-3B C(17)-methyltransferase: protein MGASLALGLSVSAWPLLQQLRQTGQADRVGLTPLAAAALQTPPSDLLVAPAAQLLTDQWLRGGPTIVVGALGAVTRLIAPLLSDKQNDPAVVVMDAHGQNIVPLIGGHAAGAEQLAHALAAALGGQVVLTGDGASQQRLALDAFGEGWGWVRGGTPNDWHELMLSQASGHQINVLQQTGSDLWRRSAAGQGFGVAAESEHGLGLAIGPRTDGAPCRWHPATIWIGIGCERLSSLELIERAVDCSLESAGMAKEAVAGISSIEAKGDEPALLQLSEQRGWPLRLFGATALADVAVPTPSEVVKAEMGTASVAEASALLASGEGAQLLQAKQIFHAEGGEKGAVTVAIAEAAHALAPRKGELHLIGSGPGSLQLLTADAREALSRCIIWVGYGLYLDLLEPLRRCDQVRLDGQLTRERDRCLRALNLARQGTRVALISSGDSGIYGMAGLALELWLDLPQTERPQFQVHPGLSALQLAAARAGAPLMHDFCTISLSDRLTPWEVIERRIEAAAAGDFVVALYNPRSRERDWQLAKAIEILLCARPLTTPVVMARQLGRSDEQVSINNLGNLRPEDVDMLTVLVIGNSSSRVQDGRMVTPRGYPGAALS from the coding sequence ATGGGAGCCTCACTTGCATTGGGACTGTCAGTGAGTGCCTGGCCCCTGCTTCAGCAGCTGCGACAGACCGGCCAGGCTGATCGGGTGGGACTGACACCGCTGGCGGCCGCAGCACTGCAGACTCCTCCCAGCGACTTGCTGGTCGCACCGGCTGCGCAACTTCTCACTGACCAATGGCTGCGTGGAGGGCCCACGATCGTGGTCGGAGCCTTGGGTGCAGTCACACGCCTGATCGCTCCTTTGCTGAGCGACAAGCAGAACGACCCAGCCGTGGTTGTGATGGATGCACACGGTCAGAACATCGTGCCCCTGATTGGTGGTCATGCGGCAGGAGCTGAACAGCTTGCCCATGCGCTGGCAGCTGCACTGGGGGGGCAGGTCGTGCTGACCGGTGATGGAGCGAGCCAGCAGCGACTGGCTCTCGACGCCTTCGGTGAAGGCTGGGGATGGGTGCGTGGCGGCACGCCGAATGACTGGCATGAGCTCATGCTCTCCCAGGCCTCTGGACATCAGATCAATGTTCTTCAACAGACAGGATCAGACCTCTGGCGGAGGAGTGCCGCCGGGCAGGGCTTCGGAGTTGCCGCAGAAAGCGAGCATGGATTGGGGCTCGCCATCGGACCGCGCACCGATGGGGCTCCGTGCCGCTGGCACCCAGCCACGATCTGGATCGGCATCGGCTGCGAACGCTTGAGCAGCCTTGAACTGATTGAAAGAGCCGTGGATTGTTCTCTTGAATCCGCAGGAATGGCCAAGGAGGCCGTGGCAGGCATCAGCAGCATTGAAGCCAAGGGTGACGAGCCGGCCTTGCTGCAACTCTCTGAGCAGCGTGGTTGGCCTCTGCGGCTGTTCGGCGCGACTGCCCTCGCCGATGTTGCCGTGCCCACACCATCGGAAGTGGTGAAAGCGGAGATGGGCACAGCATCGGTTGCGGAAGCCTCAGCACTGCTGGCCTCAGGAGAAGGAGCACAGCTCTTGCAGGCCAAACAGATCTTCCATGCCGAGGGCGGCGAGAAGGGCGCCGTGACGGTGGCGATCGCAGAGGCTGCCCACGCCCTCGCACCCAGGAAAGGAGAACTGCATCTGATCGGCAGTGGGCCCGGGTCACTGCAACTGCTCACGGCCGATGCCCGCGAAGCGCTCAGCCGCTGCATCATCTGGGTGGGATATGGCCTTTACCTGGATCTGCTTGAACCGCTGCGTCGCTGTGATCAGGTCCGCTTAGACGGGCAACTCACCCGGGAACGGGATCGCTGCTTGCGGGCACTGAATCTGGCCCGCCAGGGCACCCGTGTTGCTCTGATCTCCTCGGGAGACAGCGGCATCTATGGCATGGCAGGGCTGGCGCTGGAGCTTTGGCTGGACCTGCCTCAGACAGAACGTCCTCAGTTTCAAGTGCATCCCGGTCTCTCCGCACTGCAGCTGGCTGCCGCCAGGGCAGGGGCACCACTGATGCATGACTTCTGCACCATCTCTCTCAGCGACCGCCTCACACCCTGGGAGGTGATCGAACGACGCATCGAGGCAGCTGCCGCCGGAGATTTTGTGGTGGCGCTCTACAACCCACGGTCCAGAGAACGTGACTGGCAGTTGGCAAAGGCCATCGAGATTCTGCTCTGCGCTCGTCCACTGACCACCCCTGTGGTGATGGCTCGCCAGCTCGGTCGCAGCGATGAGCAAGTGAGCATCAACAACCTGGGCAACCTGCGGCCTGAAGACGTGGACATGCTTACGGTGCTGGTAATAGGAAACAGCAGCAGCCGCGTTCAGGACGGCCGCATGGTGACCCCCAGGGGTTACCCAGGTGCCGCTCTGAGCTGA
- the psaA gene encoding photosystem I core protein PsaA, giving the protein MTISPPERGSTAKTQVEKVDNPATFELFGKPGHFDRALAKGPKTTTWVWNLHANAHDFDSHTSDLEEVSRKIFSAHFGHLAVIFIWLSGAFFHGAHFSNFSGWLADPTHVKPSAQVVWPIFGQEILNGDMGAGFQGIQITSGLFHVWRAWGITNETQLMSLAIGALVMAGLMLNAGVFHYHKAAPKLEWFQNVESMLNHHLAGLLGLGSLSWTGHLLHVSLPTTKLMDAIDAGQPLVLNGKTIASMADIPLPHEFLNQDLLAQLYPGFGAGVGAFFNGNWAAYSDFLTFKGGINPVTGSMWMTDIAHHHLAIAVLFIVAGHMYRTNWGIGHSIKEILEGQKGDPLLFPATKGHDGLFEFMINSWHAQLALNLAMLGSLSIIVAQHMYAMPPYPYMSIDYPTQIGLFTHHMWIGGFLIVGASAHAAIAMIRDYDPAKHVDNVLDRVLKARDALISHLNWVCIWLGFHSFGLYIHNDTMRALGRPQDMFSDSAIQLRPVFAQWIQSLHAAAAGSTAPNALAGVSEVFNGSVVAVGGKVAAAPIPLGTADFMVHHIHAFTIHVTVLILLKGVLYARNSRLIPDKANLGFRFSCDGPGRGGTCQVSAWDHVFLGLFWMYNSLSVVIFHFSWKMQSDVWGAVRPDGSVQYLTNGNFANSAITINGWLRDFLWAQAVQVINSYGSNTAGYGIMFLGGHFIWAFSLMFLFSGRGYWQELIESIVWAHNKLKVAPGIQPRALSIIQGRAVGVAHYLLGGITVTWSFFHAHILVVGG; this is encoded by the coding sequence ATGACCATCAGCCCACCAGAGCGTGGGAGCACCGCGAAGACTCAGGTCGAAAAGGTCGACAATCCAGCGACCTTCGAACTGTTCGGTAAGCCCGGACATTTCGACCGAGCCCTCGCGAAAGGTCCCAAAACCACTACCTGGGTTTGGAATCTCCACGCCAACGCTCACGATTTCGACAGCCACACGAGTGACCTTGAGGAGGTTTCTCGGAAGATCTTTAGTGCTCACTTCGGCCATCTGGCCGTGATCTTCATCTGGCTGAGTGGTGCCTTTTTCCACGGCGCCCACTTCTCCAACTTTTCCGGCTGGCTCGCCGATCCCACCCATGTGAAGCCAAGCGCTCAGGTGGTTTGGCCGATCTTTGGCCAGGAAATCCTCAACGGCGATATGGGTGCCGGCTTCCAAGGCATCCAGATCACCTCCGGTCTCTTCCATGTCTGGAGAGCCTGGGGCATCACCAATGAGACGCAGTTGATGTCTCTGGCCATTGGCGCTCTGGTGATGGCCGGCCTGATGCTGAATGCAGGGGTTTTTCACTACCACAAGGCAGCTCCGAAGCTTGAGTGGTTCCAGAACGTTGAGTCGATGCTCAACCACCACTTGGCTGGTCTGCTCGGCCTGGGCTCACTCTCCTGGACCGGTCACCTGCTGCATGTCTCCCTGCCCACCACGAAGTTGATGGATGCCATCGATGCCGGCCAGCCGCTGGTGTTGAACGGCAAGACCATTGCTTCCATGGCGGATATTCCTCTTCCCCACGAATTCCTCAATCAGGATTTGTTGGCTCAGCTCTATCCGGGATTCGGTGCCGGCGTCGGTGCGTTTTTCAATGGCAACTGGGCTGCATACAGCGATTTCCTCACCTTCAAGGGTGGGATTAATCCTGTGACCGGAAGCATGTGGATGACCGATATCGCTCATCACCACCTGGCCATCGCGGTGCTGTTCATCGTGGCCGGTCACATGTACCGGACCAACTGGGGAATCGGGCACTCCATCAAGGAGATTCTCGAGGGCCAGAAAGGCGATCCTCTGCTTTTCCCTGCAACGAAGGGCCATGACGGCCTGTTCGAGTTCATGATCAACAGCTGGCATGCCCAGCTGGCTCTGAACCTTGCAATGCTCGGCTCCCTGAGCATCATCGTTGCCCAGCACATGTACGCGATGCCTCCTTATCCGTACATGTCGATTGACTATCCGACTCAGATCGGTCTGTTCACCCATCACATGTGGATTGGTGGCTTCCTGATCGTCGGTGCTTCAGCGCATGCCGCCATAGCGATGATTCGCGATTACGACCCTGCCAAGCACGTTGACAACGTTCTTGACCGGGTGCTCAAGGCCCGTGACGCTCTGATCAGCCACCTCAACTGGGTGTGCATCTGGCTTGGCTTCCACAGCTTCGGCCTGTACATCCATAACGACACCATGCGTGCTCTGGGTCGCCCCCAGGACATGTTCAGCGATTCGGCGATTCAGCTCAGACCTGTTTTCGCACAGTGGATTCAGAGTCTGCACGCTGCAGCTGCCGGCAGCACCGCACCCAACGCTCTCGCTGGCGTCAGTGAAGTGTTCAACGGTTCGGTCGTGGCCGTTGGCGGCAAGGTTGCAGCTGCTCCGATTCCTCTGGGCACGGCGGACTTCATGGTCCACCACATTCACGCCTTCACGATTCACGTGACGGTGTTGATCCTGCTCAAGGGTGTTCTCTATGCCCGTAATTCCCGCCTGATTCCAGACAAAGCCAACCTCGGTTTCCGCTTCTCCTGCGATGGCCCTGGTCGCGGCGGCACCTGTCAGGTGTCTGCTTGGGACCATGTCTTCCTGGGTCTGTTCTGGATGTACAACTCCCTGTCGGTTGTCATTTTCCACTTCTCCTGGAAAATGCAGAGCGATGTCTGGGGTGCCGTGAGGCCTGATGGTTCAGTCCAATACCTCACCAACGGCAATTTCGCCAACAGCGCCATCACCATCAACGGTTGGTTGCGTGATTTCCTGTGGGCTCAGGCCGTTCAGGTGATCAACAGCTACGGCTCCAACACAGCTGGCTACGGAATCATGTTCCTTGGTGGTCACTTCATCTGGGCCTTCAGCCTGATGTTCCTCTTCAGTGGCCGCGGCTACTGGCAGGAGCTGATTGAGTCCATCGTCTGGGCTCACAACAAGCTGAAGGTGGCTCCTGGCATCCAGCCTCGTGCTCTGTCCATCATCCAGGGCCGTGCTGTCGGTGTTGCTCACTATCTGCTGGGCGGCATCACAGTCACGTGGTCCTTCTTCCATGCCCACATCCTTGTGGTGGGCGGCTGA